One part of the Vitis riparia cultivar Riparia Gloire de Montpellier isolate 1030 chromosome 6, EGFV_Vit.rip_1.0, whole genome shotgun sequence genome encodes these proteins:
- the LOC117916429 gene encoding DDT domain-containing protein PTM, translating to MEFVGRPVKKEFHGFGIFSGLVKSYDPESGFFEILYEDGDSEELEWSELALLLEGEVADPGLVELTQKPRVGRKPKKRRRVEIKHENLENSGNTSGHLDNLNGGFSETLGNSGEGVGKFGVNGGFDLNDGFNFNNGCSLSVDCEENVTRSNYIDLNLNVNGDFDESSKAIELGCAVVETRKKGCSFDLNLGLDDEMKDADVECGGQLTEIHVDGGGGGGANGTLEGGVSAKGVNDSREFVLADSGLWQVGVPREDGISMALWMENASNCVNHSAFSEVQLEGLSGDGIAVISGCQGNLVSPYNEGKRGRKRRKLLNNLTSGTETVLRRSTRRGSAQKGNVSSTMVPFAVSDGSPSAAVSLVSEGKPIISGHAGIEDCIGLPPKLQLPPSSQNLNLDGIPIFDFFSVYAFLRSFSTLLYLSPFELEDFVEALRCNFSNPLFDSVHVSLLQTLRKHLEFLSDEGSQSASSCLRCLNWGLLDSVTWPVFMAEYLLIHGSGLKPGFDFSCLKLFDNDYCKRPVAVKVEILRCLCDDVIEVEALRSELSRRSLAAEPDMEFNRNVNIEICKKRRAMMDVSGGSCLAEEVVDEINDWNSDECCLCKMDGNLICCDGCPAAYHSRCVGVASDLLPDGDWYCPECAIDKDKPWMKQRKSLRGAELLGVDPHGRLYFSSYGYLLVSDSCDTESSFHHYSRNELNDVIEVLKSSEIHYGEIITAICKHWGSSVNLNGATSSLDSENRAILSDMVRKAQTTAICMTPLPLTPETCAVKEESTDERKPGEKSVAEVSLSCGVSKSITLLNSTIVNSSMEIENPIASSEQSAEIIQSSTGIQNFQNHGSDCLNISARISNQAESPEKTSPVGNCSISTSIDVEQEKKIESAVDGHTSSPIHTRKEDVSQVQCGIDYTNYYSFAQTASSVAEELMHKSSDKSKEHSTTSAEEIISAQIKAISKNFTKFCWPNAQNLNMDAEKENCGWCFSCKDSTGDKNCLFKTNFMVPVQEGSKSEVVGLQSKKNRKGHLVDVINYILSIEVRLRGLLMGPWMNPHHAKLWCKNALKASDVASVKHLLLTLESNLRRLALSADWLKQMDSFITMGSASHIVISSRASSKLGVGKKRTRCSGFVSKPSSNAATGLSLFWWRGGRLSRKLFNWKVLPRSLASKAARQAGCTKIPGILYPESSEFAKRNKYVVWRSAVETSTSVEQLALLVRELDLNIRWDDIENTHPLFKLDKEARKSIRPFRKVIIRRKCIEGTISKYLLDFGKRKIIPDVVVKHGSILEESSSERKKYWLDESHVPLHLLKAFEEKRIARKSSNINSGKLHEGGREMKKPSKDKGFSYLFLKAERFENYQCGHCKKDVLTREAVSCQYCKGYFHKRHVRKFVGSISAECTYTCHKCQDGKPMKINAKIGNVQSQKGKKGSTDLYKKKGKAYKNCRLLGSKSGKKIFTKEQPVRSCKGRKPSTGKRPVRSLVKREVSTVVPLRRSARKIKFVSLQNKNLEEQDTGKQEKGKQEKGKQVKSMKSKKRTPKKPKKETSWKKKKRRTLVCYSYWLNGLLLSRMPNDDRVMQFRRERLFVPSEHLNVVIDKPTCHLCAEAGHTPMLNYINCEICGDWFHGDAFGLDVETIGNLIGFRCHECCKRTPPACPHLQGMSRDEAQLDEVKSDVGIDCLVPPSEVYVRQKSQSDEDSPGLFVVDESIHKEEHVGAVPGSNQGPILKPKLEGENGHLLAFEMQKTDATESSDDKDFEAGVPMKTEENLTLEENTIELGKENVTVEPPSCEAVVDMTDTDVASSRHEEATNCLLKSIILDEAVGDSLFQAKLLSCKADVDVTDTEMGSSRHEEATNGLLKTSVILKEPVDGTLVDSSKLHQTILASGELLDMGEKKCLD from the exons ATGGAGTTTGTGGGAAGACCAGTGAAGAAGGAGTTTCATGGGTTTGGGATTTTCTCGGGACTCGTCAAATCCTATGACCCAGAATCTGGTTTCTTCGAAATACTGTACGAAGATGGCGATTCTGAGGAGCTGGAATGGTCTGAACTTGCTTTGCTGTTGGAGGGTGAGGTGGCTGATCCTGGTCTGGTCGAGTTGACCCAGAAGCCTCGGGTTGGTCGCAAGCCCAAGAAGCGGCGGAGAGTGGAGATTAAGCACGAAAATCTGGAGAATTCAGGTAACACTTCTGGACATTTGGATAATTTGAATGGTGGGTTTTCGGAAACCCTAGGGAATTCTGGGGAAGGTGTGGGAAAATTTGGGGTGAATGGTGGCTTTGATTTGAATGAtgggtttaattttaataatggGTGCAGTTTGAGTGTTGATTGTGAGGAAAATGTGACGAGGAGTAATTATattgatttgaatttgaatgtGAATGGTGATTTTGATGAAAGCTCAAAGGCGATTGAGTTGGGTTGTGCTGTTGTGGAAACCCGGAAGAAGGGATGTTCTTTTGATTTGAATTTGGGGTTAGACGATGAAATGAAGGACGCAGATGTTGAATGTGGAGGACAGTTGACAGAAATTCATGTagatggtggtggtgggggtGGTGCAAATGGGACTTTGGAGGGAGGTGTCTCAGCGAAGGGTGTCAATGATTCCAGAGAGTTTGTGTTGGCAGATTCTGGTTTGTGGCAGGTTGGAGTTCCAAGGGAAGATGGTATTTCAATGGCACTTTGGATGGAAAATGCTTCTAACTGTGTAAATCATAGTGCATTTTCTGAAGTTCAATTGGAGGGTCTCTCTGGAGATGGCATTGCGGTAATCAGTGGATGTCAGGGAAACTTGGTAAGCCCATATAACGAAGGAAAAAGAGgtagaaagagaagaaaactattaaataatttgacatCTGGGACAGAAACAGTGTTGAGAAGAAGTACTCGAAGAGGGTCTGCCCAGAAAGGTAATGTTTCAAGCACAATGGTACCATTTGCAGTCAGTGATGGATCCCCATCTGCAGCTGTTAGTCTAGTATCAGAGGGGAAGCCTATTATCTCTGGTCATGCAGGAATTGAAGATTGCATTGGTCTTCCCCCAAAGCTGCAATTGCCCCCTTCATCACAGAACTTGAATTTGGATGGAATTCccatatttgactttttctctGTTTATGCCTTTTTAAGGTCATTTAGTACATTATTATATTTAAGTCCCTTTGAGTTGGAAGATTTTGTGGAAGCATTGAGATGCAATTTTTCTAACCCTTTGTTCGATTCTGTCCATGTTTCTCTATTGCAAACTTTGAGAAAGCATTTGGAATTTCTATCAGATGAAGGTTCCCAATCTGCTTCCAGTTGTTTGAg GTGTCTTAATTGGGGTTTGCTGGATTCAGTTACATGGCCTGTTTTCATGGCTGAATACCTACTGATTCATGGTTCAGGTTTGAAACCTGGTTTTGATTTTAGTTGTTTGAAGCTATTTGACAATGACTACTGCAAACGACCTGTGGCTGTAAAGGTTGAGATACTTCGATGTCTGTGTGATGATGTGATTGAAGTGGAGGCGCTAAGATCAGAGCTCAGTAGAAGATCATTGGCAGCTGAGCCTGATATGGAATTCAATCGGAATGTTAACATTGAGATATGCAAGAAAAGGAGGGCTATGATGGATGTTTCAGGTGGTTCTTGCTTGGCTGAGGAGGTTGTTGATGAAATCAATGACTGGAATAGTGATGAATGCTGCCTCTGCAAGATGGATGGAAACTTAATATGCTGTGATGGATGTCCTGCTGCATATCATTCAAGATGTGTAGGTGTTGCTAGTGATCTTTTGCCAGACGGTGACTGGTATTGCCCTGAGTGTGCGATTGACAAGGATAAGCCCTGGATGAAGCAGCGAAAATCACTTCGAGGAGCAGAGCTGTTGGGAGTTGATCCTCATGGTCGTCTGTATTTTAGCAGCTATGGTTACTTATTGGT GTCAGATTCATGTGACACTGAATCCTCATTCCATCATTACTCCAGAAATGAATTGAATGATGTTATTGAAGTGCTGAAGTCTTCAGAGATTCATTACGGTGAAATAATAACTGCAATCTGCAAGCACTGGGGATCCTCTGTTAATTTAAATGGAGCAACTAGCAGTTTGGACTCTGAGAACCGTGCTATATTGTCAGATATGGTTAGGAAAGCACAAACCACTGCCATTTGTATGACCCCGCTACCTTTGACACCTGAAACCTGTGCGGTTAAGGAGGAGAGCACTGATGAAAGAAAGCCAGGAGAGAAATCTGTTGCTGAAGTTTCTCTCAGCTGTGGGGTTTCAAAGTCTATTACCTTGTTGAATTCAACGATTGTGAACAGTTCTATGGAGATAGAAAATCCTATTGCAAGTTCTGAACAATCAGCAGAAATTATACAATCGAGCACAGGCATTCAGAATTTCCAGAATCATGGGTCAGACTGTTTAAATATATCTGCTCGAATCTCAAATCAAGCTGAGAGTCCTGAAAAAACCTCACCTGTTGGGAACTGTTCTATATCTACTAGCATTGATgttgaacaagaaaaaaagatagaatCTGCAGTCGATGGCCATACTTCATCTCCCATACACACGAGAAAAGAGGATGTATCACAGGTACAATGTGGAATTGATTACACAAACTATTACAGTTTTGCTCAAACAGCCTCATCAGTTGCAGAAGAGTTAATGCATAAGTCATCCGACAAGAGCAAAGAACACTCCACGACATCAGCTGAGGAAATAATTTCAGCACAGATAAAAGCCATTTCAAAGAATTTTACGAAGTTTTGTTGGCCAAATGCTCAGAATCTAAACATGGATGCTGAGAAAGAAAATTGTGGGTGGTGCTTCTCTTGCAAAGATTCCACTGGTGACAAGAATTGCTTGTTTAAAACGAATTTTATGGTGCCTGTTCAGGAAGGTTCTAAAAGTGAGGTGGTTGGCCTCCAATCAAAGAAGAATAGGAAAGGCCATCTTGTTGATGTCATAAATTACATCCTCTCTATTGAAGTTCGCCTGCGTGGGCTTCTCATGGGTCCATGGATGAATCCACATCATGCTAAACTTTGGTGTAAAAATGCTCTCAAGGCATCTGATGTTGCATCAGTAAAACATCTGCTGCTCACA TTAGAGTCAAATTTGCGTCGCCTTGCACTCTCTGCTGATTGGTTGAAAcagatggattcttttattacaatGGGTTCAGCTTCTCACATTGTGATAAGTTCTCGTGCATCTTCAAAGCTTGGGGTTGGGAAAAAACGGACTAGGTGTTCTGGTTTTGTCTCCAAACCTTCATCAAATGCAGCCACAGGATTGAGTTTATTTTGGTGGAGGGGTGGTAGGCTTTCACGTAAGTTGTTCAATTGGAAGGTTTTGCCTCGCTCTTTGGCTTCCAAGGCTGCTCGACAAG CTGGATGTACAAAGATACCGGGCATATTATATCCTGAAAGTTCAGAATTTGCAAAAAGAAACAAGTATGTTGTCTGGCGATCTGCTGTTGAGACCTCAACAAGTGTAGAGCAGCTTGCTTTGCTG GTTAGAGAGCTTGATTTGAACATTAGGTGGGATGACATTGAAAACACGCATCCTCTCTTTAAGTTGGACAAGGAAGCTAGAAAATCTATCAGGCCATTCAGGAAGGTTATAATCCGCAGAAAGTGCATAGAAGGAACAATATCAAAGTATCTACTTGATTTTGGCAAGAGAAAAATCATCCCTGATGTGGTCGTTAAGCATGGGTCTATTCTTGAAGAGTCCTCTAGTGAAAGGAAGAAATACTGGCTGGATGAATCTCATGTTCCCTTGCATCTCTTGAAAGCCTTTGAAGAGAAGAGAATTGCTCGCAAATCCAGTAATATTAATTCCGGAAAACTACATGAGGGTGGTAGAGAAATGAAGAAGCCCTCCAAGGACAAGGGTTTTTCGTACCTTTTCTTGAAGGCCGAAAGATTTGAGAATTATCAATGTGGACACTGTAAGAAAGATGTCCTGACCAG GGAAGCTGTAAGCTGCCAGTactgcaaag GCTATTTCCATAAAAGGCATGTCAGAAAATTTGTTGGTTCCATCAGTGCTGAATGTACGTATACATGTCATAAATGCCAGGATGGGAAGCCCATGAAGATCAACGCAAAAATTGGGAATGTCCAGTCTCAAAAGGGTAAAAAAGGCTCCACAGATTTGtataagaaaaaaggaaaagccTACAAAAATTGCAGGCTATTGGGATCAAAAAGTGGtaaaaaaattttcacaaaGGAACAGCCTGTGCGTTCATGTAAGGGTAGAAAACCCTCCACAGGTAAACGGCCTGTACGATCACTTGTCAAGAGAGAAGTTTCCACAGTTGTTCCTCTTCGGCGTTCAGcaaggaaaattaaatttgtgtctctgcaaaataaaaatcttgAAGAACAGGACACAGGCAAACAGGAAAAGGGCAAACAGGAAAAAGGTAAACAGGTTAAATCAATGAAATCCAAAAAGAGGACACCTAAGAAGCCAAAGAAAGAGACCtcttggaagaagaagaagaggaggacACTGGTTTGTTACTCTTACTGGCTTAATGGTCTCCTATTGTCTAGAATGCCAAATGATGATCGAGTGATGCAGTTTAGGAGGGAAAGACTTTTTGTCCCTTCTGAACACTTGAACGTTGTCATTGATAAACCCACCTGTCATCTTTGTGCTGAAGCAGGACATACACCAATGCTAAACTACATTAACTGTGAAATCTGTGGAG ATTGGTTTCATGGAGATGCTTTTGGACTTGATGTGGAAACTATTGGTAATCTTATCGGTTTTAGGTGCCATGAATGCTGTAAGAGGACACCCCCTGCATGCCCACATTTGCAAGGAATGAGCCGCGATGAGGCACAATTGGATGAGGTGAAAAGTGATGTAGGGATTGACTGTTTGGTGCCCCCAAGTGAGGTATATGTCAGACAAAAATCTCAGTCAGATGAGGATTCTCCAGGTTTATTTGTGGTTGATGAGTCCATTCATAAGGAGGAGCACGTAGGTGCAGTTCCAGGTTCAAATCAGGGGCCCATTTTGAAACCTAAGTTGGAAGGTGAAAACGGGCACTTGCTCGCTTTTGAGATGCAGAAAACAGATGCAACTGAAAGTTCAGATGATAAGGATTTTGAAGCTGGTGTACCAATGAAAACTGAAGAGAATCTTACATTGGAAGAGAATACCATTGagttaggaaaagaaaatgttactGTGGAACCCCCATCCTGTGAGGCTGTTGTTGATATGACAGACACAGATGTTGCATCATCAAGGCATGAGGAAGCAACTAATTGTTTGTTGAAATCAATCATTCTAGATGAGGCAGTGGGGGATTCACTTTTTCAGGCGAAGCTCCTATCCTGCAAGGCTGATGTGGATGTGACAGACACAGAAATGGGATCATCAAGGCATGAGGAAGCGACCAATGGTTTGTTGAAGACATCGGTCATCCTAAAAGAGCCAGTTGATGGAACTCTTGTTGACTCATCTAAGTTGCATCAGACAATTCTGGCATCAGGTGAACTATTAGatatgggagaaaaaaaatgtttagattAG